From Pithys albifrons albifrons isolate INPA30051 chromosome 27, PitAlb_v1, whole genome shotgun sequence, one genomic window encodes:
- the LOC139683211 gene encoding BTB/POZ domain-containing protein 2-like isoform X1 — translation MRRCCPALCIAGPAATATAAVPVPPSPGPTIAAVPVPPAVSVPGPGPGPAIAAVSRPPLLVLVLLQRRPAPPAPHKMAAGGSGGGPGGLSSSCPQPPPPGNGAAACTNSAPASPPGLTYNQSGGGAANPPAAGGGAGGPAAAAAAAAAGVAAAGAAGGAGGPGGALQREPVYNWQATKPTVQERFAFLFNNEVLSDVHFLVGKGRGSQRIPAHRFVLAVGSAVFDAMFNGGMATTSTEIELPDVEPAAFLALLKFLYSDEVQIGPETVMTTLYTAKKYAVPALEAHCVEFLKKNLRADNAFMLLTQARLFDEPQLASLCLENIDKNTSDAINAEGFTDIDLDTLVAVLERDTLGIREVRLFNAVVRWSEAECQRQQLQVVPENKRKVLGKALSLIRFPLMTIEEFAAGPAQSGILTDREVVSLFLHFTVNPKPRVEFIDRPRCCLRGKECSISRFQQVESRWGYSGTSDRIRFSVNKRIFVVGFGLYGSIHGPTDYQVNIQIIHTDSNTVLGQNDTGFSCDGSSNTFRVMFKEPVEILPNVNYTACATLKGPDSHYGTKGLRKVIHESPTTGAKTCFTFCYAAGNNNGTSVEDGQIPEIIFYT, via the exons ATGCGCCGCTGCTGCCCGGCGCTCTGCAtcgccggccccgccgccaccGCCACCGCCGCCGTGCCCGTCCCGCCCTCCCCCGGCCCCACCATCGCCGCCGTGCCCGTCCCGCCCGCCGTGTCcgtgcccggccccggccccggccccgccatCGCCGCCGTGTCCCGCCCGCcgctgctggtgctggtgctgctgcagcgccgccccgcgccgcccgccccccACAAGATGGCGGCCGGAgggagcggcggcggccccggcggccTCTCCTCGTCCTgcccgcagccgccgccgccgggcaACGGGGCCGCCGCCTGCACCAACAGCGCGCCCGCATCGCCGCCCGGACTCACCTACAACcagagcggcggcggcgccgccaACCCGCCGGCGGCCGGCGGAGGCGCGGGgggcccggcggcggcggcagcggcggcggccgcgggggtggcggcggcgggggcggccggAGGCGCgggcgggcccggcggggcgcTGCAGCGGGAGCCAGTGTACAACTGGCAGGCGACGAAGCCGACGGTGCAGGAGCGGTTCGCGTTCCTCTTCAACAACGAGGTGCTCAGCGACGTGCACTTCCTGGTGGGGAAGGGCCGCGGCTCGCAGCGCATCCCGGCGCacag gtttgtgctggctgtgggcagtgccGTGTTCGATGCCATGTTTAATGGGGGCATGGCCACAACCTCCACAGAGATTGAGCTGCCTGACGTGGAGCCTGCTGCCTTCCTAGCCCTGCTCAA GTTCCTTTATTCAGACGAAGTTCAGATTGGACCAGAGACTGTTATGACAACACTTTACACAGCTAAAAAATATGCAGTTCCAGCCCTTGAAGCTCATTGTGTggaattccttaaaaaaaacctccGAGCAGACAATGCCTTCATGCTGTTAACACAG GCCAGGCTGTTTGATGAGCCTCAGCTGGCCAGTCTGTGCCTGGAGAACATAGACAAGAACACCTCAGATGCCATCAATGCAGAGGGGTTCACAGACATCGATCTGG acaccctggtggcagtgctggagagggacacGCTGGGCATCCGGGAGGTTCGCCTGTTCAACGCCGTGGTTCGCTGGTCGGAGGCCGAGTGCCAgcggcagcagctccaggtggtTCCAGAGAACAAGCGCAAGGTCCTGGGCAAGGCTCTCTCCCTTATCCGCTTCCCACTGATGACTATTGAGGAGTTTGCAGCAG GGCCGGCGCAGTCGGGGATCCTGACGGACCGTGAGGTGGTGAGCCTGTTCCTGCACTTCACCGTCAACCCCAAGCCGCGCGTGGAGTTCATCGACCGCCCGCGGTGCTGCCTGCGCGGCAAGGAGTGCAGCATCAGCCGCTTCCAGCAGGTCGAGAGCCGCTGGGGGTACAGTGGGACTAGTGACAGGATCAG gttCTCAGTAAACAAAAGGATATTTGTAGTTGGGTTTGGATTATACGGATCCATACATGGGCCAACGGATTACCAAGTAAATATACAG ATCATCCACACAGACAGTAACACCGTGCTGGGGCAGAACGACACCGGGTTCAGCTGCGACGGCTCGTCCAACACCTTCCGTGTCATGTTCAAGGAGCCTGTGGAGATTCTGCCCAACGTCAACTACACAGCCTGTGCCACTCTGAAG GGTCCAGATTCCCACTACGGAACCAAAGGACTGCGCAAAGTGATCCACGAGTCGCCGACAACGGGAGCCAAGACCTGCTTCACGTTCTGCTACGCGGCTGGGAACAACAACGGCACCTCCGTGGAGGACGGACAGATCCCAGAGATCATCTTCTACACATAG
- the LOC139683211 gene encoding BTB/POZ domain-containing protein 2-like isoform X2 yields MRRCCPALCIAGPAATATAAVPVPPSPGPTIAAVPVPPAVSVPGPGPGPAIAAVSRPPLLVLVLLQRRPAPPAPHKMAAGGSGGGPGGLSSSCPQPPPPGNGAAACTNSAPASPPGLTYNQSGGGAANPPAAGGGAGGPAAAAAAAAAGVAAAGAAGGAGGPGGALQREPVYNWQATKPTVQERFAFLFNNEVLSDVHFLVGKGRGSQRIPAHRFVLAVGSAVFDAMFNGGMATTSTEIELPDVEPAAFLALLKFLYSDEVQIGPETVMTTLYTAKKYAVPALEAHCVEFLKKNLRADNAFMLLTQARLFDEPQLASLCLENIDKNTSDAINAEGFTDIDLDTLVAVLERDTLGIREVRLFNAVVRWSEAECQRQQLQVVPENKRKVLGKALSLIRFPLMTIEEFAAGPAQSGILTDREVVSLFLHFTVNPKPRVEFIDRPRCCLRGKECSISRFQQVESRWGYSGTSDRIRSSTQTVTPCWGRTTPGSAATARPTPSVSCSRSLWRFCPTSTTQPVPL; encoded by the exons ATGCGCCGCTGCTGCCCGGCGCTCTGCAtcgccggccccgccgccaccGCCACCGCCGCCGTGCCCGTCCCGCCCTCCCCCGGCCCCACCATCGCCGCCGTGCCCGTCCCGCCCGCCGTGTCcgtgcccggccccggccccggccccgccatCGCCGCCGTGTCCCGCCCGCcgctgctggtgctggtgctgctgcagcgccgccccgcgccgcccgccccccACAAGATGGCGGCCGGAgggagcggcggcggccccggcggccTCTCCTCGTCCTgcccgcagccgccgccgccgggcaACGGGGCCGCCGCCTGCACCAACAGCGCGCCCGCATCGCCGCCCGGACTCACCTACAACcagagcggcggcggcgccgccaACCCGCCGGCGGCCGGCGGAGGCGCGGGgggcccggcggcggcggcagcggcggcggccgcgggggtggcggcggcgggggcggccggAGGCGCgggcgggcccggcggggcgcTGCAGCGGGAGCCAGTGTACAACTGGCAGGCGACGAAGCCGACGGTGCAGGAGCGGTTCGCGTTCCTCTTCAACAACGAGGTGCTCAGCGACGTGCACTTCCTGGTGGGGAAGGGCCGCGGCTCGCAGCGCATCCCGGCGCacag gtttgtgctggctgtgggcagtgccGTGTTCGATGCCATGTTTAATGGGGGCATGGCCACAACCTCCACAGAGATTGAGCTGCCTGACGTGGAGCCTGCTGCCTTCCTAGCCCTGCTCAA GTTCCTTTATTCAGACGAAGTTCAGATTGGACCAGAGACTGTTATGACAACACTTTACACAGCTAAAAAATATGCAGTTCCAGCCCTTGAAGCTCATTGTGTggaattccttaaaaaaaacctccGAGCAGACAATGCCTTCATGCTGTTAACACAG GCCAGGCTGTTTGATGAGCCTCAGCTGGCCAGTCTGTGCCTGGAGAACATAGACAAGAACACCTCAGATGCCATCAATGCAGAGGGGTTCACAGACATCGATCTGG acaccctggtggcagtgctggagagggacacGCTGGGCATCCGGGAGGTTCGCCTGTTCAACGCCGTGGTTCGCTGGTCGGAGGCCGAGTGCCAgcggcagcagctccaggtggtTCCAGAGAACAAGCGCAAGGTCCTGGGCAAGGCTCTCTCCCTTATCCGCTTCCCACTGATGACTATTGAGGAGTTTGCAGCAG GGCCGGCGCAGTCGGGGATCCTGACGGACCGTGAGGTGGTGAGCCTGTTCCTGCACTTCACCGTCAACCCCAAGCCGCGCGTGGAGTTCATCGACCGCCCGCGGTGCTGCCTGCGCGGCAAGGAGTGCAGCATCAGCCGCTTCCAGCAGGTCGAGAGCCGCTGGGGGTACAGTGGGACTAGTGACAGGATCAG ATCATCCACACAGACAGTAACACCGTGCTGGGGCAGAACGACACCGGGTTCAGCTGCGACGGCTCGTCCAACACCTTCCGTGTCATGTTCAAGGAGCCTGTGGAGATTCTGCCCAACGTCAACTACACAGCCTGTGCCACTCTGA